Genomic window (Nomia melanderi isolate GNS246 chromosome 14, iyNomMela1, whole genome shotgun sequence):
ATCCTTGGATTGCTATACCGGTTAAAGGGTTTCACCGCTTGAAAAATGTTCTTTCCTCGAGCCAGGGTCTTCCAGGGAACATTAACAGCTCGGTTACTCGTGGATATTTGAATCTAAAATTAAACATTGGCTTAACAAGGTGTCACATAAGAAACTAATTTTAGTAGTGCTAAAGATACTGGACAACTGACGTTGTTAAACAGTGGCTGGTTTAATTTCTACTTTATCAAAATATGGATGTATACCTCTGGCTTGATAGTCAAAGCACGGTAATCTTCTTCCTTTGGCGTGTTTTGGGTTCGAATGAAGTATAAAATTCCAATTCCTCTTTAAGTTGTTGGTTCAGATGTAAACTTTAGGGACATCGATGTTCGTGTACCCCGTGATCCTGTGTTCCAGacaaaacatttttcaacgCTTCAAAGGACAACGTATGTCCATTTGCCAGTGAATCCCCTTAAAGACAGCGCTCTGACTGAACatcaaattcgattttcttctAGACAGGCGGAACGAAAAGTGAAAAACGATGTCTGAAAGACGCATCGACCAGGTTCTCTCTGATGAATTGCTAAGCTGTGATGGTTTCGCGCTACTTAACTACTTCTGTGTCGAACTAGATATATAGACCATGTACTGAATACGTTTACAGGTTCACTCGGAGCGGCGTTAACGTGTACCGAAAACGGTTTGTTCGTCGAAGATTTGAAGATCGAGACGGTAACGATGTCAAAGAAACTAGAACACGCTTGCGGATCATTTCATCAGGCTTCTTATTCTTAATGCCCCTTCTAAGTCGATGCAAAGTAACGCTTCTCTAATACCGTTgtaaagttaataaattatatgttaattCACGAAGGTACAATTTCACGGTTCAATCGAGAGTCTGGAAAGACCTGTACCGCATCATAGAGATCAAAGAAAAAAATCTCTAACTGTGTCAGCGTTCTCACAATCCTGCGAAACATAAACCAGAAGCTTTCATCGAAGGGCTCTGAACCTTCTCGTTAAAAAGGCCGACATCTAAAAGCGTTTTCTCGATATCAAAAATTGAGGTAGCAAATAATTTCACTCTGGATCGCGACCGGCAGCGATTTTTCCCTTAAttccctttaacactagaaccaccgaacaGTCGAAGTGACGCATTCatcactttttttttaaatatttcccttGTCGAGATCTCGATAGGTTTGCATTGCAGTGTACGTATCAAGAGAaaagataatttaatataatatcttCTGAATTCTCTTTcgctatttttataattatgaaatgaaaaattcatctgTCCGGCAGTTCTAGCGTCACGTTAGAATTAAAACAACTCTTTGGTGGCAGTACGCAGGAGAATCAATGAGCAACGATCGTCGAATCCAGCGGGATCCTCGCCAGCAAATTGTAAACGTACTCAGCAACGTGTACATTATAATACTCGTACATtagtgtatattattattatatacggAATTCCCTTGGCCCATCCATTTCACGGTTGGTCCAGGTAATCTCCATGTATCTTTTTGTTCGGTGTGTCCTCTGGCGTGTGTGTTtcattatgtatttttaaaagtacCACTTCTTCATCGTTCCTTAAAATTAAATCTCACATTCATATAGTTATCTGTAAAACCGCGATTAAAATATCTCCAGATATaatatactgtgtatatatttatacacacatatacatatgtatatatgtatatatataatatataataattataataggtAAAATTCTGTTCAGTAACTCTCTGTGTATCGCTGTGTGTTGTCTATCGTGCTCCACGCCTTTCgaagatgaaaaaaaaatataaaaaaaaacaacgaaTGAGAATAATAACGCACATTCTCTCGTCTCTGTTTCCTATGAGCACACTTGTATAGAATTTCTTTCAGCCCCCCACCCCCTGCCCCTACCCACCCTTTAATATTCCCCAAATTGGATCTTGATGATAAGTTCGAATTTCCTTAATCGATATACAGGCGACTGTTCCATCGGATTCGGTCGTTTTTATCAAAAGGGTtttctgttgttgttgttgtttttgaTGAACCGTTTTTGCTGCAAAACGCGTTCTCCGTTCTCCTcgagatgtatatatataaatatatatttatacatatatatttcggTGGCGGCGATGTGCGTTCGCGTACCCTCTCCTCCGTGgatgattaaataattacgGGATTAGCGAATTAATTACGAATCTTGTCGTGTTGCGTCGCTGAACCACGGGTCCGACATCCGGTTCCAATTGTTCGTTTTTCTCGTAATCCTGCGACGTTGTTTTCTCACGTTTATTTCATCTTGTGTCTCGCCCttattctctcttttctctgtctctctcttttttttctctcgtttcgtcTCTCACCTTCCCACCCATTTTTCTCTCTTCTCAGGTTGGACCAGCTACCTAATATTGTACCAGTTGGTTTCGACGAGTGATTGTCACCTTCACGGTCGCTGCAAGACGAGAACATTACTTCTGAGAGCAGCACTGGTCGTTCCGCGACCGTCGTGCCTTCGTCACATACAAATGCCGGTGAATTACTGatttttatcatatatatatatatgaatatatataaatatatgtatatatatatatatatatttagattttttcaattgttttgtcTTTATGTGCAAATTAGGACTGCGATAAGAACAACGTGTGTAATAATCGAGACACACCGTGAACGGTCAATCTAAAGCGTAAATACGAATAGAGATCACACGAAGGCGGATCACGTGAACATTGTGACGAATATTACTGGATtcgattcttttcttttttttttccttttctctgtaTGGCAAACCGTGGTGTTTTAACCGCGCGACCGTTAATCGTGCGATACAAAAGCCTAACGCTAGATAATTTCACTCGAACAGAAAAGAtaataagaaacaaattaattgtGCGATAAAAGGCATTCACTTTGTCTAGGTCTGAAGGCAATAGTTCTGCATAGCGCAGTGCTTCCTCGTTATAAGATTCGCTCGAACGTCTTAGCGCGTCTGAGAATGataaatcaatgaataattACTGAAACTAGTAGTTCATACAAATGATGTCTcaggaaaattttaaatttcacttcTGATTCGCGATTACAAGCAACGAGCTTATACAGAGGAAACACTGTAACATCGCCTGTGCGCATGAGCGTGTAAGCGTACAGTGCATTGTTGTATCGAAAATGCTCTGAAAACTTAAGCTTCCCATTTTCATCGTCAGCGAGAAACAACTCAAGCACGGGACAACTTGTGCAATCGAATTCACCGGTAGGAAAAATAGGAAGCATCTGTTCCAGGCATAGTTCCACACGAGCAAATATCGACCAGAAGCGAACTGAACGCGGTGTGAAAGAAGCGCCTAATGGTAAACGATGTGGTTTTATACCGTGTTCGTTGTAGTATTTTATTACTGATGAAGATTCTGTACCTTAGATCATATTGTCTTCCACAGGTTTCGCTTTTAAAGGGGATACACAAGATACGTGTCAAAAGTTGTGTCacacatttctttttctttttttttcttttcgttctttCGTAAGCGGAACAAAAAATAGGTAGAGAAAGTAAACAGAGAGCTTTCCAAGCAGAACGTACCGAAAAACGAGCCGAACATCTAATCTTATTCAATCTAAATCATGTCACTGGTCGATCCTTACCTCCTCTGAGATCTTCCGGTACGTTGGACGAGAGCGACGGCATGGAAGGAGTTTGATAAAGATTGGGCCGCGGGCCAGTCGGTGGCAACGATGTTACTTTGGACCTGCCCAAGAAAGTTTGTTTACTGTTGTTATACGTGAACTTGTGCTAAAATACAAGCTCACTGATGAAACAGCACAGCGACAGGTTACCTCTGTTTACGAATTTTCTGATTTCTGCCATCGAACGAGGTGGGTGTACCAGCGCCTGAGGTGTTCGACGAGTATGAAGGCGGGCGGTACGGTCGTGGACAACCTTGAACAACAGGTGGTGATGGTACTGGTGCATACTGCAGCCGCGGATTAGCTGGTACTCCGGGATGCATCAATCTCATATCCCCTAAAGACGCAAGGAACAATATAAACCATATTATATGGGAAATGTCGCGTgactttgttaaccctttgcactcggaagtttctcactggaaatgtttaacattttctgacgaggcgaagacgatattccttgaagcTAATCCGAAGGGgaatcacaagtacattaagggacaaaactatttcattccaatatttcacgtatcagggcattacacaaagtttaacattaactaTCAGacttcatagttttacatcaAATCaatcggtgactgagagtccccttctgagtgcaaagggttaaacacggATGATACACACCTTGCACAAGATGGACACCCTGATACATTGGCAGTGGGTAGCGTGGCTGGGGTTGTGCGCTTCTGTCCCCGCTCCCACTTCCGAACAGCTCATGTGCTGGAGTCGGTGACCTGCTGGTCCTCTGAGAATTGCCTGGTGTCGAAGCTCGAACACCGGCAACAACCTACAAAGAAGTACTGAAGCTGATAACGGTCTAGTATGATCTTTCTCGAGTAGAAACGTAATACTTACAGGACCATTCTGCCTGATAACGAGATTGGGAACCAGCGCGGGGGCCATGTACGTTCCAGGAGGCGCGGGGGACGCGCCGTTGTGCCCGACTTGATGACCGAACGTTCCATTGGACACCATCGTTGGCGGTGGATAATTGCCTGAATTGACGTACATCAATGGCATTCCTGGCATCTGTAAAATTATCAATTCCAGGTTGCACAGGGAACTTCTAGCTACGATGACACCAATGTTTCTTGATCGAGTACCTGATTAGAAGTCGGGGTATTCGGGGGCGTAGGTACTCTGTACATGACGGGTTGTGGTTGAATCGCCGCTTGTCCTTGCGGGTAATACGTGGGGACCATGTGAACCGGCGGCTGATAACTGTACTCTCCTGGTGTCGGTGTCACGGCGGGTACCGAATTGTAAGGAACTGGATAGCTGCCCACATAATTAGCTAAAATAGAACGtgtataattaaaacaaatcaatAGAGAGGCGATTCTGTAAAAATATGTTGAAGGATATAGGACAGCTTACAATTCGATTGGCTCGGAGGCGTCATAGTTTGCGCgttaaaagaataattcgtGGTGTATCTCTGTTGCTGATGCAACTGTTGCCTATCACCTGGACCCTGACTGACCGAAAGCGCTGTACCAGGCGGGGGTACGAAATACATTGTTTGTTGCGGCtagaatgaaaaaaagaataataatataacaaataagaATGTTTCAATGCTGTCGTCTAGAAAAGTGTACCGGAACTGAATTGGGAGGCGGCTGCCAGTAGTTCTGCGGCATGGACTGTACACTCTGCACCGCCTGGTGTGCCGATGGTTGCGGTTGCGGATAAGAATGCGGCGGCGTAGAATGATTATCACCGGATACGCGCTGATCATAGATACTCATACCCATAAAATATCCAGACAACTCGGTTATTTCCTAAACAACAACGCAATCACTGTAATTCCACAGTAACCACTATTTATCATCAAATACCTAAGTACCAAACGTTCTTTACCGTTGTCTGCGACACTGGTCCTTGTTGCACAGGTACTGCATAATTCGCGTAAACTGAATTCTGATTAAATACATCCCCTTGGCCGTTATTCTGTACATTCGGCTGACCCTGGTTCGGATGAGGAGCCATCATCACAGTTTGCTGTCCTACGGGGGGTGGATAAACACCCTGGTTGTACGATTCTGAGGTAGGTATGTATGTGGTGTACGGTTGAGCCGTTTGGTTATGATTACAAGATTGCATCGTCGATGACGATTTGACTAGAGTTTGTTGCTGAGGCTGATGTTGCTGCTGCTGTgcttgctgctgttgctgttgctgcagctgctgctgttgttgctgttgttgttgctgctgttgctgctgttgttgttgttgttgctgctgctgctgctggtgttGCTGCTGGTGTTGCTGCTGTTGCGGCTGATGCTGAAGCGGCGGATTCAATTGCGGTGGTGGTGTAAATGGTAAGCTAGGCGAGGTCGCAGTATTCGTCACGTGAGTGACCGTCGTTGAGTTACCACCGTTGTTCTTATTCAACTGCGACCTCTTTCTGTTGCCCTCGTTCCTCACGTTGTTGTTCATTTTGGTTGGCTCGGATGCGTTCTCCGTATTCTTGCAGGGTGATACGGCGTTCCTATCATTTTCGTGCGGCGACACAGCAGCGGTATAAAACTTTGGCGGGTTCTCCGGGTCGAAACGGTATATCGAGCCGTCCGGATTCGTGTATGGCTGATTCGTTTGCGGGTTGATGATTATGCTACCGGGCGGCACGCTGGATATACTAGTGACCGCCCACATCACTGTCTGATTATTCGATTCCGGCGATGCGAGATCCTGACTAGATACTTGAGTATGACTGCACGTCATGTTCGCCaccggcgacggcgacggcgaagGAGATATCGTGGCGTCGCTACGCTGGCTTTGCGACTTGTAGCCGCTGCTCGAGGGGCTTAATCGTGAACACATGCTAGCACCTGAGTCTGCAACGGAGATTCTGTTCTGTAGACATGAGATTCGCGCGATTCACCACGACAGAGAAACGCGGGGATTTGCAAACCTTGCTTCATGAGACGAGCGCCAGCGCTGTGAGTAGATGTGACACTGTCCCCTCTGGAAAGCATGCCCCTGGTATAACCGCCGAAGCTGAAAGACTTAGAAACAGATGGCCTCAAGACACCGCTTCGACAAGACTCCCTACCGTCGAAGGACTCCCCTTTCATCAGCTTGGTTTGCCTAGCAGATCGACAGGGACTCTTACTTTACTTCTACGCTCATAATTAATCTAAATAACACGTTCAATAGAATTAATCTGTTCACCTCATTATATGGTCCGAAGGGTGCAACAAACGGTATCTGGCAGAGGCATCGGAGCTCTCCGAAGACGACCAATACGGCCAAGAAGGAACTTCACTATCTCCACTGTTGTCTTTGAATATCCTTCGCCTGGCGCGTTCGTATTCCTCCTCTCTTTCTTCGAAACTTTTACTCTGTCGACAGTAGTCACCAGACAATCTATCGGGTGACTTGAAGTTGAAGCTGTCCTCGAACGAGCTCGAATCCCTTTTCAGAATACTTCTGCGCGGCTCCTCAGAGAGGATCAGATCGTCCCTGATGTGCTCCTTGAAGCGAGTGTTTGGAATCCGCATGTTCTTCGTCCTGGTCACCACCACGCTTGAACCGGACTGATCCACGTTGTGTTCCATGCCGAAATAAGCGGCCACGCGATGCACCAGCATCCTGTTGTACGAGGACATGTTCGGGAACTTGTGGCAGACCTTCTGTTTGTCCTTCGCGAATTCTATTAGATCTTTCTCGATCTTCAACAGCACCGTGCGGTCCTTCTGATTGCGATTTATGGTTTCTGCGATGAAATGCTCCAGATCTATCCCGGTGCTGTCCGTGTACAGTTCTGTGCTGCTGTCTGTGTACAGAAAGTGTTAACGAATCTTATCATAACAGTGCAGAGTTTTCGGGGAAATGATTGAATTGAGAAAAATCGGACCTCTGGACAGACACGGCGAGGCGCTGTCGAAGCTACCCTGGGACGAGTTCTGGTGCCTCAGCTTGTGCCGTGAGCCCGGTCTGCTCACGGACAAAGTGTTGCCGCATTGTGTACCGCACTGATTGTTACAGATGTTTAACGTGTTCGGTCTGCGTTGCTCCAACTTCTGATTGTTCTGAACGTTCTGGGCCAAGTTTATGCTCTTTGGCGAGTGCTGCAACGCCTGGCCCGACTTCGAGGGTGACACGGGCGTCTGTAGCAAGCAGGGTCGGTCGTTTTGATTGTTCTTCACGCAGTTATTGCATTTCTGAATCACGTTCGAACCGGTCATCTTGGAACGCTGGGATTCTGACTTATTGCTGTTCGTTGGAGATGTGTTATTCTTTGGTGAGTGAACTTGAGAAGGACTAGATTGACCTAGAATCACCGGCACATCGTCATTAACGATATATCCCCTGAACAGTTGTATTCGATATACTTCTGCGCAAGACAGTTACCATTTCGCGACGGAGCTCGACAGGTAGGTGAAGTAGCCGTGTTGCGCATTTGCTTTGGGGACTGATTCGGGCACAGATTACTGTTGAACATTGACTCGTTGTTGTTGAGCTTGGCGTTGGTGGAGTTAGGGGACAGGTTACCCGTAAACTTTCTCTCTCCGTCCACCGACTGAGGACTGTGCGGAGAGGACGAACCGTTGTGTGGCTCCCTCGGGGGAGACGTCGACTCTCTCATGGCATGACTCCTGACCAGCAACTTTACCTTCGTATTCGCCTGGAAAAGAATCATCCGATCAATCCTCTTACAAAACTTTCACCAGCCAAATTACTGCCAAGTGTGAGCCATATGTACTTAGAGGTAACGACATAGAGACATAGTAAACTCAGTATGACTAtctcaaaataaaattcaataataacttAATCCTTCAAGCATCAAGAGCATTTTAAAATCTTCAGAACTGATTTACACACAGGAACTCTGATAAAATGAGTCGAACGTCACTGTCTTATAGCAATGACAAACTTCTATTAACGGCCTAGCTGAGTTTGCTACTTCACCGTATCATTACCTTCTTATATATGCTTTAATGCTCCAGATAGTATCGTCGGGCATGCATCTAGCTCGTTAGCTACCCATAAACAATGGCTTACACCTGCAAGTTTCATCCATTAGAATACATTGACACTTGACTTTCAAACTACGCCAGGAGCAAGTGTCTAAAGACGTACCCTATTACGAAAGTTCTTATTCTCTGTGTCGGTCTTGTCGGATGGACAGGAGGGCAAGGTACGATGGAGCGAGGATGAAGAGCCGACATTGGGGTTGGCATTCCCGTCTATCATATCCGACTCTGAGCTGCTCTGATATGAACCGTTTGGGCCACCTATGACGAAGCCTTGCCTGGAAGACGGCAGTGAGGGCATTCCTCCTCCCACCACCACCGTGGGACTCTCAGGTCGGCTGTGCGACCTGCTGCCTTTATGCACCACTATGCTTGGAACTGCAACAACCACATGATACCCTATTGAATCTGCCTTTGACATGATTAATTTGGTTCAGCCCCTCAGCTGAGATCAAATGAACAATAGAATTAATCCTTGGAAAGCATCCGTTTTCTGGCTTCATCCAATTAGATCTCTATCATCTACTTTCCTAAACATGTTTTTAAAGCGCACTTGGAAAGGGGAACTATTGGAATCGTCGTCCAAGGATTAATCAGCCAGGATGAAACGTAGAAGCTATTCCGAGTAAGTTACTTCAAGCTAACAAAGCTGTTCCAGATTCAGCAAACTTTTTCATCGTCTTTCTGCAACAAATGTAGCAAGGGATAGCAGATCAGGAAGATTCGAATAGGAAGGACTGCATAAAGGCAAATGGTCTATGAAAATCGCAGACCTCTGGGATCTGATTCACGTTCCCAGTTGACCTGCTTGATGTAAAATCGAGTTTCTGGGAACTGGCGTGAATTATATGAACGGAGGATCCTCGTGGATGGCTAATAGCTGCGGTAAATCATTATGCGGCGGAGGGGCGCGGAGCAGGAACGAGGATGAAAAATCGTGTGCGTGAATGTACCACTTACTCTCCAGGCGGGCCATGTGTTAAATGCGTCATGGGGTTACGGTGCAGGACTCTGCAACTGGTGGGTTTCAAACAGGTGCAATTGGGTTAGTACGTGAATCGTTTGGGTGGCGTGCAGCTCGTGGGGCTGATACAAGGAGCCAGACCACTGCACGTCCACCTTCCAACATCGTACACTCTGGAAGCAGATACAAACAGCACGGTCAACGGATTTTGTTTAAAACACAGGATGCAGTTTGTTAATGATATAAAAGATGATCAGACACAGTCTGTTCAGAATTGTTAAACACGCCAGATTTTCACTTGTACTCGTTTATAAAGGTTCCCGCGACTGTTTGCtcgttgaaaaaattcattcgaaGTTTTAAGAAGACATTGCTGTAATTAGTATGTTCCTGAATGTTAACATTCTGTTTCGCTTGggaaacgaaaaggaaaacgagTTAATCCAAgcatatttttcaaagttcaagCGAGAGGACTGTGTCTCAGAGTAGAAACACCGAAATTTACGTCGCGAGTTGAAAAAAGATTAATTCAACGTATTTTAACATGAGAGTACAGGGAGTTCGAAACTTTACTCGCTCCGAACACACCGCGGCGGATGTAGTCGTGAACGGTAACGAGTTTAGTTGCAAACTCGACTTCATCGAGTCTAAGGAATGCACTAAAAGTAGCGTAATTTCGGTTAAGCGCAGAGACGATTGGGAATATTATTAGTCACCGTCGATATTCTCATTGTTTACGGAACAATGGGTCTTAAACAGAGTGAAGACTTTACGTTGCACTCGATGATAACAATTTTAAGGAATCTTTATATGCGTATTACAACAATCAATCACATGATTTCATGAATattcgcaattcagttttcacgGTAATCTCTTTGATCAATTGCGCTGGCGTCTcctataattcattgaaactttGTGGGTTCAATTTATCAATGCCACTTTCATAGCCATTCCCCTTTGACCTTTAATAAGATCATTCTATTTacgtaaaaagaataaaagaatgatTGGAAGGCAATCGATCGCTTGACTCGAAAAAGGGAACGAACATTGCACAATTTGAACGATTTCAATGACATCGAAAACTCCCAGACGTTTGCACAAACATAGATTTCCATCTAGCGATTCACTGAAGttgaaataaaagataaatttaCTCGACTGCACACTCCAGGATTCCGAAGACATTAAACAATCCTGTACTACTTCATTAGTGTCCACTAAACGAGATCAAACTCATTCAAATAACATGCTTCTTCCTCCGATCCAATGAAATCCCATAAAACCATCTCGAAACTAAGCATCTCGTTCAACGTTTTCATTAGAATACTACGGTTTGAACAAGTCTGACAGTGTTTGACGCAGAAACCCGATAAAACCCGCACTCTCCCTCCAGTTCACCGCGTTCCACGGTCGACCGCGGAGAACAGCTAGAGAACAATCAAACAGCAACTACGAGATCCACCACAAACCTCCGCAAACCGCTCTCCATGACGATTAATTGACAAAGAACGGGAACCATCGCCGCAAGGTAGCTCGTAATCACAGTAAAGTCTCCAACACAGTCATCCTCCCACCTCTCTGTCCCTGTTACCCCTGGTACAACTCGATTCTACACCTGTTTTCCACAGCGAACAATAGATCCCGCGCGATCCAGTTCCTCAAACATCATCAACCACGACGAAACACTCACTTCCCGCGAACTGCCTTGTCCCTGCTCGTGGAATCCTCTAAAATCAAATCACACCGTCCGCGTATCCCAGTGGGCAGCGGCGAGCCCTTTAATAGAAAGCCGCTAAACGCATCGGAGAAAGTCGAAGCGAGATGATCCTCTATCGCGTGTATCCTCCAGCTGATCACGAATCAGCGTCAATCAGCGATCTCCAGTCGACGAGAGCCAATGTTCCCGGTGTCGATCGGGTTAATGCAGGTCAACAGCACCCGGGGATCGTGTGATCGGCCCGATCACTCGCGTAACAGGGCCTAGATCGCCGAACGGAGCCGTCGGAATTCGGCTTGCATCCTCCTCGAGCGACGCGGCACGACTCTCCCAGAAGAGGACGGAACCAGCGGAAACTTCCGAGTTTCAAACACGATCTCGCGCGGTTCACACGTTTCCAGAGGATCCGAAGGGGCTCCGTggatccgcggcgcggcgttccgCGGATCGTCGACGACCTTCCAACCCGCAACGGCGGGTCGCCTTCTTTTTTTCGTCCGGTGAACCGGACGCGCGCGTTGGCCGGGCTCCACGGCGTCTCGAAAATAGCAGTGCCACTCTTTCTCTGTCGTGCGCCGCGGCCGGCTATCTCGGCCGAGCTGCCGTTTCTTTTCCGCGACGCTCCATCCCCTCGCGCGTTGCTGCCGGGCGGAAATGCGGTGGGAAAAGCAGGGAAACCGACGGTGGGGGGATTGGACGAGGGAGTTGATCGTAGGAAAGAATCGATGGGAAACCGAGTCAAcggaaacaagaagaagaagaggaagg
Coding sequences:
- the LOC116427086 gene encoding uncharacterized protein LOC116427086; amino-acid sequence: MARLEIPSIVVHKGSRSHSRPESPTVVVGGGMPSLPSSRQGFVIGGPNGSYQSSSESDMIDGNANPNVGSSSSLHRTLPSCPSDKTDTENKNFRNRANTKVKLLVRSHAMRESTSPPREPHNGSSSPHSPQSVDGERKFTGNLSPNSTNAKLNNNESMFNSNLCPNQSPKQMRNTATSPTCRAPSRNGQSSPSQVHSPKNNTSPTNSNKSESQRSKMTGSNVIQKCNNCVKNNQNDRPCLLQTPVSPSKSGQALQHSPKSINLAQNVQNNQKLEQRRPNTLNICNNQCGTQCGNTLSVSRPGSRHKLRHQNSSQGSFDSASPCLSRDSSTELYTDSTGIDLEHFIAETINRNQKDRTVLLKIEKDLIEFAKDKQKVCHKFPNMSSYNRMLVHRVAAYFGMEHNVDQSGSSVVVTRTKNMRIPNTRFKEHIRDDLILSEEPRRSILKRDSSSFEDSFNFKSPDRLSGDYCRQSKSFEEREEEYERARRRIFKDNSGDSEVPSWPYWSSSESSDASARYRLLHPSDHIMRQTKLMKGESFDGRESCRSGVLRPSVSKSFSFGGYTRGMLSRGDSVTSTHSAGARLMKQDSGASMCSRLSPSSSGYKSQSQRSDATISPSPSPSPVANMTCSHTQVSSQDLASPESNNQTVMWAVTSISSVPPGSIIINPQTNQPYTNPDGSIYRFDPENPPKFYTAAVSPHENDRNAVSPCKNTENASEPTKMNNNVRNEGNRKRSQLNKNNGGNSTTVTHVTNTATSPSLPFTPPPQLNPPLQHQPQQQQHQQQHQQQQQQQQQQQQQQQQQQQQQQQQLQQQQQQQAQQQQHQPQQQTLVKSSSTMQSCNHNQTAQPYTTYIPTSESYNQGVYPPPVGQQTVMMAPHPNQGQPNVQNNGQGDVFNQNSVYANYAVPVQQGPVSQTTEITELSGYFMGMSIYDQRVSGDNHSTPPHSYPQPQPSAHQAVQSVQSMPQNYWQPPPNSVPPQQTMYFVPPPGTALSVSQGPGDRQQLHQQQRYTTNYSFNAQTMTPPSQSNSNYVGSYPVPYNSVPAVTPTPGEYSYQPPVHMVPTYYPQGQAAIQPQPVMYRVPTPPNTPTSNQMPGMPLMYVNSGNYPPPTMVSNGTFGHQVGHNGASPAPPGTYMAPALVPNLVIRQNGPVVAGVRASTPGNSQRTSRSPTPAHELFGSGSGDRSAQPQPRYPLPMYQGVHLVQGDMRLMHPGVPANPRLQYAPVPSPPVVQGCPRPYRPPSYSSNTSGAGTPTSFDGRNQKIRKQRSKVTSLPPTGPRPNLYQTPSMPSLSSNVPEDLRGAKPVEDNMI